A window from Mytilus galloprovincialis chromosome 8, xbMytGall1.hap1.1, whole genome shotgun sequence encodes these proteins:
- the LOC143043351 gene encoding uncharacterized protein LOC143043351 has product MITNKCVFLNTFITSGSLAEGLQLPDSDLDIMIVIGNVDVLQNERNIKYPIHCTTLIMETDIDHPGFTRLRTVAANVGESIVVLGADEKHYVSVNSFIDSHKKMCKIPFSLHGPCLSDEEQTHDFAFCLWSRYLPHNMMPWASRRRRQWPSNFVIDSIINYGCLLVPIGPKTLSYTDKLWRLSFSLA; this is encoded by the coding sequence ATGATCACAAATAAATGTGtgtttcttaatacatttataacAAGTGGAAGTTTGGCAGAAGGACTACAATTGCCAGACAGTGACCTCGATATAATGATCGTAATCGGTAACGTAGACGTACTACAAAATGAAAGGAATATCAAGTACCCAATACATTGTACAACACTTATCATGGAGACAGATATTGATCATCCAGGATTTACTAGACTTCGAACGGTAGCAGCAAATGTTGGGGAATCCATTGTTGTTCTAGGTGCCGATGAAAAGCATTATGTATCAGTAAACAGCTTTATTGATAGTCATAAGAAAATGTGTAAAATTCCGTTCTCTTTACACGGTCCATGTCTATCAGATGAAGAACAGACACATGATTTTGCATTCTGCCTATGGAGTAGATATCTTCCTCACAACATGATGCCATGGGCATCCCGTCGTCGACGTCAATGGCCGTCTAATTTTGTTATTGACAGTATCATCAATTACGGATGCTTGCTAGTACCTATAGGACCTAAGACATTATCATATACCGACAAATTATGGAGATTGTCCTTTTCTTTGGCATAA